One genomic segment of Acidobacteriota bacterium includes these proteins:
- a CDS encoding response regulator, with protein MSAAPKPRALPILVVEDEPSVMAFLRAALERSGYPIVAAASGVEALKLLEQGEYRGVLTDMRTPGGVSGADVHAWIVTNRPHLAERVILVTGDTVNEETVALLRKTNAPCVEKPFRVQQLLQVVERIFGKAL; from the coding sequence ATGAGCGCAGCCCCGAAACCACGTGCGCTGCCCATCCTGGTGGTGGAAGATGAGCCTTCGGTGATGGCCTTTCTGCGCGCGGCGCTGGAGCGCAGCGGCTATCCCATCGTGGCGGCCGCCTCCGGCGTGGAAGCGCTGAAGTTGCTGGAACAAGGCGAGTATCGCGGCGTGCTCACTGACATGCGTACTCCCGGCGGCGTGAGCGGCGCAGACGTCCATGCCTGGATCGTGACCAATCGTCCGCACCTTGCCGAGCGCGTGATCCTGGTCACCGGTGACACGGTGAACGAAGAGACGGTCGCGCTGCTGCGCAAAACCAACGCCCCGTGCGTGGAGAAACCGTTCCGCGTGCAGCAGCTCTTGCAAGTAGTGGAGCGGATATTCGGGAAGGCGCTATGA